TGGATGGTGATTGCGCTGACCACAGTCATGATGGTGGCTGAGATCGTCGCCGGCCACTGGTTCGGTTCCATGGCGCTGACGGCGGATGGCTGGCACATGTCCACCCATGCGGGCGCAATGCTCATCTCGGCGCTGGCCTATCTCTATGCCCGGCGCGAGGCGCGCAATCCGCGCTTCACCTTCGGCACCGGCAAGTTCGGTGATCTCGCCGGTTTTGCCAGCGCCATCGTGCTGGCGGTGGTGGCGCTGCTCATCGCCGTCGAAAGTGCGATGCGGCTTTTCAATCCTGTTCAGATCGACTTCAATCAGGCGATCCTCGTCGCCGTCATCGGTCTCATCGTCAATCTCGTCAGCGCCGTGCTGTTGAAGGATGACCACGATCACGGCCATGGCCATGGTCACGCACATGGTTCGCATGCCCATCACGGCCATGGCAGCCACGCCCATCACGATCACGGCTCGCACGCGCATCACGGCGAGCACGGAGCGAAGGGCGGCAGGGACAATAATCTGCGCGCAGCCTATCTGCATGTACTCGCCGATGCGCTGACTTCCGTTCTCGCCATTGTCGCGCTGCTGCTCGGCAAGTGGAACGGCTGGTCCTTCCTCGATCCGTTGATGGGTATTGTCGGCGGTGTGGTGATTGCCCGCTGGTCATGGGGACTCATTCGCTCCACGGCAACGACGCTGGTTGATGCAGTTCCGCTGACGGAGGACTTGCCGCAGGAAATCCGTGAAAGCGTGGAAACGGAAGAAGATCGCATCACCGACCTGCACGTCTGGCAGGTGGGGCCGGGGCATCACGCCGCCATTGTCGCCATCCACTCGCAGGTGCCGAAGGCACCGGCTTTCTACAAGCAGAAGCTTGCAGCCATACATGAACTCTCACATGTAACGGTGGAGGTCAGCCCGGCAAGGGCCTGATCGGAATCATCTATTCGTATTCGGAATAGGCGCTGCGCACCCATTCGGCCTGCGCTTCTGCCTTGTCCTCGGCGGAGGTCGCAGCCGGCGTGTGGGCCGGCGCGCTGCCATTGCCGACGGCCCACAGCACGTTGGCCAGCGAACGGGAAAGAACGGTGCTGGAAACGGTCGGGTTGCCGGGGCCGCGTTTTACGGCTTGTTCTTCGGGCGCGCTCTGCGCGCTGCCGGGTTTTTCGATGTCGCGGACACGAGCCTGATAATTGTATCCGCCAATATTGCTTTCGATCTGCATGCCAGTGATTCCGCGTTCAAAAGTTAACAAATGGTTAACGGCGGCGGCTTGCCCGAAGCTTGCGCTTGCTGCATTGCAATGTCGTTCCCGGCTTGACACGTGGCAAAGGGGTGCTTCGTTTTTGCATGGTTGGATGGGAAGGCGGGCATTGCCGGCCTTGCCCACACTTCGCGTCGTGCTCGCCATGGCGACCCTGTTGTGCCGCTCAAACTCTGGCGCCAAACACCCCACTCCCGTCATGCCGGCTCTAGGCCGGTATGACGAAAGAGTTTGGGCGCGGCCAGCCAGCTCCGATGTCTTTTGCGCAGCGGGGCTGGGGCTTTTTCGGTCCTCTGAAAGAAAGGCAAATCCTGTTGGTGCCGGATTACGCAGTTTCCTTTTCCACAGGCGCCGCCGGTTCCGGGATTTTTTCCGCTTCCTCCACGACTGCCACCCCGGCCTCCGTCTCCTGAGGTGCCGGCGTGACCATCGCCGCCACCAGCGTGTCGAGGCCGATGGCGCCGACTGGCTTGCCGTCTTCATCCACCACATGGGCGCTGGTTTCGTTCGCCTCCGACATATCGCGGGCGATGGTTTCCAGAGTCGCGTTTTCCGGCACCGACATGCCCTCGGGTTTCGCCGTCAGCGGCTCCATCACGGTGGTCGCCTGAAGCACGCGGCTGCGGTTGACGTCGCGCACGAAGTCGGTGACGTAACCATCCGCAGGGGAAAGGATGATGCTCTGGCCGTCGCCCTGCTGCACCACTTGGCCGTCTTTCAGAATGGCAATGTGGTCGCCGAGCCGCAAAGCCTCATCCAGATCGTGAGTGATGAACACCACGGTCTTTTTCAGCTCCTGCTGAAGGTCGAGCAGCATCGTCTGCATATCGACACGGATCAGCGGATCGAGAGCCGAATAGGCCTCGTCCATCAGGAGAATATCGGCATCGTTGGCAAGCGCGCGGGCAAGGCCAACACGCTGCTGCATGCCGCCGGAAAGCTGGTTCGGATAATAATCCTCATAGCCGGCAAGACCGACACGATCCAGCCAGTAACGGCCTTTCTCTTCGCTGTCCTTGCGTGGCATGCCCTGAATATCGAGGCCGTAGACGCTGTTTTCCAGCACGGTGCGATGCGGCAGGAGGCCGAATTTCTGGAACACCATCGCCGTTTTGTGACGGCGGAATTTCCGCAGCGCCGAAGTGCTCATGCCGCAAATGTCCTCGCCGTCGTAGAGGACCTCACCTGCGGTCGGGTCGATCAGCCGGTTGATGTGGCGGATCAGCGTCGACTTGCCGGAACCGGAAAGCCCCATGACCACGGTAATCTTGCCGCCCGGCATGGTGATGTTGATGTTGTTGAGGCCAAGCACATGGTTGTGTTTGTCGTTCAGCTCGACCTTGTCCATGCCTGATCGCACCGCTTCGAGGTACTTCTCGGGATGCTTGCCGAAGATCTTGTAAAGATTCCTGATTTCGATGCTTTTAGCCATGGGAGACCTCGCGGTATTTCTGCAGGCGCTTGCCGAAAGCCTGGCTTGCCCGGTCGAACACGATGGCGATGGCGACCAGAGCGAAACCGTTCAGGAAGCCCACCGTGAAAAACTGGTTGTTGATGGCCTGCAGCACATTCTTGCCGAGACCGCCGACGCCGACCATGGAGGCGACGACGACCATGGCGAGTGCCATCATGATGGTCTGGTTGATGCCGGTCATGATGGTGGGCAACGCCAGCGGCAGCTGCACATTGAACAGCTTCTGGCCGTTGGAGGAGCCGAAGGCATCGGCGGCTTCCAGCACTTCCCGGTCTACCAGGCGGATGCCGAGGCTGGTCAGGCGGATGACGGGCGGAATGGCGTAGATCACCACTGCGATCAGGCCCGGTACCTTGCCGATGCCGAAAATCACCACCACGGGGATGAGATAAACGAAGCTTGGCAGGGTCTGCATCACGTCGAGCACGGGATTGATGATACGCTGCAACCGTTCGGAGCGTCCCATCAAAATGCCGAGCGGCAGGCCGATGACGATGGCGATCAGCGTGGCGATGGCGACGATGGAAAGCGTCGTCATGGCGTCGCGCCAGAGGCCGACTGCGCCGATCATGAGCAGGGAGATGGCCGTGCCACCGGTGATCTTGACGCTGCGCCCGGCCAGATGCACGATCGCCAGAATGACCAGCATGGTGACGATCCACGGGGTCTGGATGAACAGCCGCTCCGAGGAGTTGAGAAAGAGCTGCAGCGGATGCACGATCACATCGATCGCATCGCCGTAATTGCGCACGATATCGCGAAAACCGTCATCGATGGTCTTGCGTGCCACACGCATCGTGCCGTTATCGATGGCCGGAAACTTGCACAGCATATCCGGCAGATAGTTACAGAGGGCCATTATTGTTGTTTTCCCTTTGGGTTGGATGAATGGGAGGGACAATGGAGTCGCTGGAGCGTGCGGGCACCCCCCTCTGTCCTGCCGGACATCTCCCCCTCATGGGGGGAGATCGGCAAGACGCGCCACATCGCTTCATCCGCTAGGTTGGAGTGGAGCGAGGCCTTGCCGCAGGCCGATCTCCCCCCTTGAGGGGGAGATGCCCGGCAGGGCAGAGGGGGGTAAAGCCACGGATACAAACCCGAGCTTTCCCACCCTCCGGATGCACTACATCGAAGCCTTGATCTTCTCTGCCACCTCGGGCGAAACCCACTTCGTCCAGATATCCTCGTTGTTCTCGAGGAAATATTCCGCGCCGTCTTCGTTGGTGCCCTGGTTTTCATCCATCCAGGCAAGAACCTTGGCGACGGTCTCGTTGTCCCACTGCCGCTTGCGGATATAGTCGATGGAAGGACCGGCCTTCTCGGCGAAGTCCTTGGTGACAACAGTGAATACCTCTGCCACCGGATAGGCGTTTGGCTTGGGATCGGCGCAATCAGGCTTGGCGATGCAATTGTCGTAGGCCTCGCGGTCGAGTGCCACGCCATCGTCCAGTTTCACCATGTCGTACTTGCCAAGAATGGCCGTCGGGGACCAGTAATAGCCGAGCCAGCCCTGCTTTTTCTCATAGGCATTGGAGATCGAGCCATCGAGGCCCGCGGCGGAGCCGGTATCGATCAGGGCGAAGCCCTTCTCGTCGGCCTTGCGTGCCTTGAACAGGTTGGCGGTCGTTGGCTGGCAGCCCCAGCCCGGCGGGCAGCCAAACACGGCACCCTTGCTGGCGTCTTCCGGCGCCGGGAAAAGCTCGGGATGCTTGAGTGCGTCCTCAACTGTCTTGATATCAGGGTGTTCGTCGGCGAGATATTTGGGAATCCACCAGCCTTCAACGCCACCTTCACTCAGGATTTTGCTTTCCTGGATCAGGTTGCCCTTCTTGACGGCGTCCTCATAGGGGGCGCCAAGGGTATTCACCCACATTTCGGGCGCCATATCCGGCTGGCCCTTTTCATTCATGGAGGTGAATGTGGGAGTGGTGTCGCCGCTGATGACGTTGACCGTGCAATCATAGCCGTTTTCCATGATGAACTTGTCGACGTAAGCCGCAACACCGGCGGACGCCCAGTTCATTTCGGCGATGGTGACGCTGCCACATGTTTCTGCGGCGTTGGCGGAATTTGCTGCACCGGCAGCGATGGTAAAGCCCGTTACGAGAATGGTCGAGGCCAGGAGTTTCTTCATGGGAGACCTCCAAGTCTGATGCAGTGTTTTCAGTTGGCAAAGCGGGAGCACTGCAAAGCCCGGATTGCCAAGGGCGAACTGACATGGCGCATGAAAAAGCCGAAAAAATCCGGCGATAAGATTATCCGCAAGACGTGCTGCAGGATTGCCGCGAGAAAGGCGGCGAAAAGGCGCATGAATATGTCAACGGCCCGGATAATACGGCCGAAAAGTGATATTGCAATGCGAAATGGCGCAACGCAGCCATGCGTTCGATTTCCGGAACATTTTTCCCGGTGACGTAATACATGGGAATTATTTGTGTTTGCGGAAGATATATTATGAGTTGCAGCAACTGGAAATAAAAATTCAATGTCGATAAAGATGTTATTTAAATAAAAGATGCGTGTGATAATTTGTGGAAAAAATATTCAATAACGAGATTTTCGCAGGTATTTTCGTCCAAAATAAGATCGGGCGACGATTGGATCGCCGCCCGTTTCTGCATGCAGCGTGTCAGACGGTGTCCTTGCCCGCGACCTTCAGTGCGAAGGCATATTCGAAGGCAATTTCTTCCAGCCGCTGGAAACGGCCCGACTTGCCTCCATGGCCAGCCGCCATGTTGGTCTTTAGCAGGATCGGGGCTTCCCCCGTCGTCTTTTCGCGCAGTTTCGCCACCCATTTGGTCGGTTCCCAATAGGTCACGCGCGGGTCGGTGAGGCCGGAAAGCGCAAGCAGTGGCGGATAGGGCTTTTCCCCGACATTGTCATAGGGGCTGTAGGCGGCGATCCACTGATATTCCTCTTCCGATTCCTGCGGATTGCCCCATTCCGGCCATTCCGGCGGGGTTAGCGGCAGCGTGTCATCAAGCATGGTCGTCAGCACGTCCACGAAGGGAACCGCAGCGATGATGCCGGCAAATTTTTCCGGGGCCATGTTGGCGACGGCGCCCATCAGCATTCCCCCTGCCGAACCGCCTTCCGCGATGATGCGGTCGTAGGAGGTAAAGCCTTCCTTGACCAGATGATCGGCAGCCGCGATGAAATCCTTAAACGTGTTCTGTTTGTCTTTCATCTTGCCGGTTTCATACCACTCGAAACCCTTGTCCTTGCCGCCGCGAATGTGAGCGATGGCATAGATGAAGCCACGGTCTGCCAAAGACAGCGTTGTGGTGGAGAAGGAAGCGGGGATGGTGATGCCATAGGCGCCGTAGCCATAAAGCAGGCAGGGGGCCGAACCGTCGAGCGCTACATCCTTGCGGTAAAGCAGCGAGACCGGCACCAACTCGCCGTCCTGGGCAGGCGCCATGATGCGGCGGGTAATGTAGTCGTCGGGATTGTGGCCGGAAGGCACTTCCTGCGTTTTCAGCAGCGTGCGGTCGCGCGTCACCATATTGTAGTCGAACAACTGGCTCGGCGTCGTCATCGAGGAGTAGGAGAAGCGGATGACATCGGTGTCGTATTCTGCAGCGCCATGCAGGCCAAGCGAATAGGCTTCCTCGGCAAAGGCGATGGAATGTTCCTCGCCCGTGCGGCGATCGCGGATAACGATGCGCGGCAGGCCGTCGCGGCGCTCCAGCCAGATCAGATGGCGGGCATAGGCATCGACGGAGAGAATGAGGCGACCCGGCTCATGCGGCACGACCTCCTTCCAGTTTTCCTTGCCCGGCGCGGTCACCGGCGCTTCCATGATGCGGAAATCCTTGGCATCGCCGTCATTGGTGAGGATGTAGAAGACATCGCCGCCTTCGCACATCGAATATTCGATACCTTCCTCGCGCTCCGCAACCACAACAGGCTCGGCCATCAGGTCCTTGGTGGAAAGAATGCGGTATTCGCTGGTCTCATGGTCGTGAATGTCGATGAAGATGAAGTCGTCGAGCACGGACGCGCCGACGCCCATGAAGAAGCCGGGGTCCTTTTCCTCATAGACCAGCCGGTCGGCCGACTGCGGCTCGCCGATGATGTGGTGGAAGACCTTCGAGGGGCGGTGGTTTTCGTCCTGTAGCGTATAGAAGAAGCTCTTGCCGTCAGGCGCCCATGCCCCGCCGCCGCCGGTATTTTCCACGACATCGGCAAGGTCTTCACCGGTTTCGAGATTACGGATGCGCAGCGTGAAATATTCCGAACCCTTGTCGTCATAACCCCAGATGCCGTGACTGTGATCGGAAGACTGGTCGAGGCCGGCAAGACGGAAATAATCCTTGCCTTCAGCTTCCCTGTCGCCATCAAGCAGCACGTGCTTTTCGCCGCCATCACGCGGGGTGCGGAAATAATGCGGTTGCTCGCCGCCGGTCACGAACAGCGTGCCATAGGCATAAGGTCCATCATTGACCGGAACAGAGGAATCGTCCTGCTTGATACGGCCTTTCATCTCCTCGAACAGCTTTTCCTGAAGCGCCTTGGTGTCGCCCATTGCGGCTTCCATATAGGCGTTCTCGGCCTCCAGATGGGCGCGGATGGCTGGGTCGAGCAGGGTAGGGTCCTTGAACATGGCCTGCCAGTTATCGGCCCGGAACCATGCGTAGTCATCGGTGCGGGTGATGCCGTGATGCGTATCCTGGACGGGCCGTTTTTCGGCGGTCGGGGCGGCGGGCAGGTTCTTGAAAATCGGCAAGGGAAACTCGCTTTCGTATGAAAAATGCGTGGGCGGCACCCAAGATGTAGAGTGCCCCTCACCACCGATCAAGTTTCAAATCTCCACAGGTGAAATGAGGCTTGGGCACAATTTCGTCAGTTTTCGATCACATTTTGGCAATATCCGGCAAATCAGCGATGATACGCGCCTGCCACCGGCCTGCCGTGCATCGATAAGAACAAACGAAAACTGACAGGATCCCATGCGAAAGTTTCTTCCCGCTGCTCTTTCTGCGTTTTTCCTTGCCTTGCAGGCATCTACACCCGCTTTCGCAATAGACGCCAACGTCATGCGGCAGCTGAACGTGCTCGCCCCCGAGGAGCGTCTGGAGCAGCGTTGCGACATAGAGGCGATGGAGCGGATCGCGACGGAGCAGAAGGGCATGAAGCCGGATAAGGTCATTGCCTATACCTTCGGTGATCCCGAGGTTGGCAAGAATTCGATCAAGGCGTCGGGTGCAGTCTTCAGAAGCGCCGGTGAATGGTACAAGCTCAAATACAAGTGCCAGCTGAAAAGCGACAGCCTCTCCATCCAGTCCTTCGATTACCGTGTCGGCGACAAGATTCCCGAAGAGCAGT
This region of Agrobacterium tumefaciens genomic DNA includes:
- the dmeF gene encoding CDF family Co(II)/Ni(II) efflux transporter DmeF — its product is MTTTSEFSAASGHDHVFLGRNHERNEKRVWMVIALTTVMMVAEIVAGHWFGSMALTADGWHMSTHAGAMLISALAYLYARREARNPRFTFGTGKFGDLAGFASAIVLAVVALLIAVESAMRLFNPVQIDFNQAILVAVIGLIVNLVSAVLLKDDHDHGHGHGHAHGSHAHHGHGSHAHHDHGSHAHHGEHGAKGGRDNNLRAAYLHVLADALTSVLAIVALLLGKWNGWSFLDPLMGIVGGVVIARWSWGLIRSTATTLVDAVPLTEDLPQEIRESVETEEDRITDLHVWQVGPGHHAAIVAIHSQVPKAPAFYKQKLAAIHELSHVTVEVSPARA
- a CDS encoding ABC transporter permease → MALCNYLPDMLCKFPAIDNGTMRVARKTIDDGFRDIVRNYGDAIDVIVHPLQLFLNSSERLFIQTPWIVTMLVILAIVHLAGRSVKITGGTAISLLMIGAVGLWRDAMTTLSIVAIATLIAIVIGLPLGILMGRSERLQRIINPVLDVMQTLPSFVYLIPVVVIFGIGKVPGLIAVVIYAIPPVIRLTSLGIRLVDREVLEAADAFGSSNGQKLFNVQLPLALPTIMTGINQTIMMALAMVVVASMVGVGGLGKNVLQAINNQFFTVGFLNGFALVAIAIVFDRASQAFGKRLQKYREVSHG
- a CDS encoding S9 family peptidase, yielding MPIFKNLPAAPTAEKRPVQDTHHGITRTDDYAWFRADNWQAMFKDPTLLDPAIRAHLEAENAYMEAAMGDTKALQEKLFEEMKGRIKQDDSSVPVNDGPYAYGTLFVTGGEQPHYFRTPRDGGEKHVLLDGDREAEGKDYFRLAGLDQSSDHSHGIWGYDDKGSEYFTLRIRNLETGEDLADVVENTGGGGAWAPDGKSFFYTLQDENHRPSKVFHHIIGEPQSADRLVYEEKDPGFFMGVGASVLDDFIFIDIHDHETSEYRILSTKDLMAEPVVVAEREEGIEYSMCEGGDVFYILTNDGDAKDFRIMEAPVTAPGKENWKEVVPHEPGRLILSVDAYARHLIWLERRDGLPRIVIRDRRTGEEHSIAFAEEAYSLGLHGAAEYDTDVIRFSYSSMTTPSQLFDYNMVTRDRTLLKTQEVPSGHNPDDYITRRIMAPAQDGELVPVSLLYRKDVALDGSAPCLLYGYGAYGITIPASFSTTTLSLADRGFIYAIAHIRGGKDKGFEWYETGKMKDKQNTFKDFIAAADHLVKEGFTSYDRIIAEGGSAGGMLMGAVANMAPEKFAGIIAAVPFVDVLTTMLDDTLPLTPPEWPEWGNPQESEEEYQWIAAYSPYDNVGEKPYPPLLALSGLTDPRVTYWEPTKWVAKLREKTTGEAPILLKTNMAAGHGGKSGRFQRLEEIAFEYAFALKVAGKDTV
- a CDS encoding ABC transporter substrate-binding protein, translating into MKKLLASTILVTGFTIAAGAANSANAAETCGSVTIAEMNWASAGVAAYVDKFIMENGYDCTVNVISGDTTPTFTSMNEKGQPDMAPEMWVNTLGAPYEDAVKKGNLIQESKILSEGGVEGWWIPKYLADEHPDIKTVEDALKHPELFPAPEDASKGAVFGCPPGWGCQPTTANLFKARKADEKGFALIDTGSAAGLDGSISNAYEKKQGWLGYYWSPTAILGKYDMVKLDDGVALDREAYDNCIAKPDCADPKPNAYPVAEVFTVVTKDFAEKAGPSIDYIRKRQWDNETVAKVLAWMDENQGTNEDGAEYFLENNEDIWTKWVSPEVAEKIKASM
- a CDS encoding quaternary amine ABC transporter ATP-binding protein translates to MAKSIEIRNLYKIFGKHPEKYLEAVRSGMDKVELNDKHNHVLGLNNINITMPGGKITVVMGLSGSGKSTLIRHINRLIDPTAGEVLYDGEDICGMSTSALRKFRRHKTAMVFQKFGLLPHRTVLENSVYGLDIQGMPRKDSEEKGRYWLDRVGLAGYEDYYPNQLSGGMQQRVGLARALANDADILLMDEAYSALDPLIRVDMQTMLLDLQQELKKTVVFITHDLDEALRLGDHIAILKDGQVVQQGDGQSIILSPADGYVTDFVRDVNRSRVLQATTVMEPLTAKPEGMSVPENATLETIARDMSEANETSAHVVDEDGKPVGAIGLDTLVAAMVTPAPQETEAGVAVVEEAEKIPEPAAPVEKETA
- a CDS encoding DUF930 domain-containing protein; protein product: MRKFLPAALSAFFLALQASTPAFAIDANVMRQLNVLAPEERLEQRCDIEAMERIATEQKGMKPDKVIAYTFGDPEVGKNSIKASGAVFRSAGEWYKLKYKCQLKSDSLSIQSFDYRVGDKIPEEQWKKLYLYD